One window of Ferrimicrobium sp. genomic DNA carries:
- a CDS encoding MBL fold metallo-hydrolase, whose product MKGPLHQSDIHRLDMGYVVRPGSETANGAPRVEPVFAYLLCHPDITMLFDTGIGAVDPETEAHYRPRRISLESALHGVGCTLADIDIIANSHLHFDHCGANPLFGQRRVWVQASELQCARGPDYTMEALIDFPGVCYEVIDGRAEIATGLTLVPTPGHSVGHQSLVAECEDGTLLIAGQATDFASEFTSAHLAQQALHHEGEEVAPIPPWMALVEGFDPRRAVFAHDMAIWESD is encoded by the coding sequence CCAGGAAGTGAGACAGCAAACGGAGCGCCCAGGGTCGAGCCAGTCTTTGCCTATCTCCTCTGCCACCCCGACATCACGATGCTCTTTGACACGGGGATCGGTGCCGTCGATCCTGAGACCGAGGCACACTATCGACCACGTCGCATCTCCCTAGAGTCAGCACTCCACGGCGTCGGCTGCACGCTCGCTGACATCGATATCATCGCGAACAGCCACCTCCACTTCGATCACTGCGGTGCAAACCCACTCTTTGGACAACGTCGCGTGTGGGTGCAAGCGAGTGAACTCCAATGCGCACGCGGACCGGACTACACGATGGAGGCACTCATTGACTTCCCCGGTGTGTGCTACGAGGTGATCGATGGTAGGGCTGAGATCGCGACGGGTCTCACCCTCGTTCCGACGCCTGGACACAGTGTTGGTCACCAGTCGCTCGTGGCTGAATGCGAAGATGGAACGTTGCTCATCGCTGGTCAAGCTACAGACTTTGCGTCGGAGTTTACGAGTGCTCATCTCGCTCAACAGGCCTTACACCATGAAGGTGAAGAAGTTGCACCGATACCACCTTGGATGGCACTCGTCGAGGGTTTCGATCCACGGAGAGCCGTCTTTGCCCATGATATGGCTATCTGGGAGTCAGACTAA
- a CDS encoding FAD-dependent monooxygenase: MGPTTELTPDIVVIGGGPVGQTAALLCAQWGLRVKILEAQPQRNRVGSRAICQQREVLDTWDAIGAGVLARRGITWSTSRTYYQGKEIFAVELKDRGSSLLPPFVNVSQAEVEEVLLGLIEVHPLIEIEGGATVQKITSDDHGVVMEVATEQGTQLIKSRFAIACCGLHSEHLREQLGVDFPGHSFDDLFLICDIKADLADQRGERRFHFDPDWNRGRQVLIHEQPDSIWRIDWQVPEDFDLCQEEASGGLDARIHEIVGQQPYQLAWRSVYRFQGRVASRFRVGSVFLAGDFAHVFAPFGARGLNSGVHDVENLAWKLAMVVRGFADRRLLDSYELERRAAALENLEVTSATMRFLVPQTDADRQRRVHLLQAAAAGAADAIANVDSGRLYEPFWYVDSPLTTPSPDRQFRGRPQRGLPVDPVPGTVLPDQEIQVPFGSSHRGEPHQRLRQLVHHGFTVLSEDLSEVKIPKEVPIAVADLSAIDPSRTLRRALDLGEKPVHIVIRPDGHIAAMVEKADQVPLALERSLGKIGQ; encoded by the coding sequence ATGGGACCAACTACAGAGCTGACCCCTGATATCGTCGTCATCGGGGGAGGCCCGGTGGGGCAGACTGCAGCCCTGCTGTGTGCACAGTGGGGATTACGGGTCAAGATCCTCGAGGCACAACCACAGCGGAATCGCGTGGGGTCTCGTGCTATTTGCCAGCAGCGTGAAGTGCTCGACACCTGGGATGCGATCGGGGCTGGGGTCTTGGCGCGTCGTGGCATTACCTGGTCGACTAGTCGCACGTACTACCAGGGTAAAGAGATTTTTGCCGTTGAACTCAAGGATCGTGGCTCCTCGCTTCTTCCTCCTTTCGTCAATGTCTCGCAGGCCGAAGTCGAAGAGGTGCTCCTCGGCCTTATCGAGGTACATCCATTGATTGAGATAGAGGGCGGCGCCACCGTTCAAAAGATCACTAGCGACGATCACGGTGTGGTGATGGAGGTTGCCACCGAGCAAGGAACTCAGCTCATCAAGAGTCGATTCGCTATTGCCTGTTGCGGGCTCCACTCCGAGCATCTACGCGAGCAACTCGGAGTCGATTTTCCAGGCCACTCCTTTGACGATCTTTTCTTGATCTGTGACATCAAGGCTGACCTAGCTGACCAGCGAGGTGAGCGTCGGTTTCACTTTGATCCAGACTGGAACCGGGGCCGTCAGGTTCTGATTCATGAACAACCCGACAGTATATGGCGTATCGACTGGCAGGTCCCCGAGGATTTTGATCTATGCCAGGAGGAGGCTTCAGGTGGACTCGATGCCCGTATCCACGAGATCGTTGGCCAACAGCCATACCAGTTGGCGTGGAGATCGGTCTATCGCTTTCAAGGTCGGGTAGCCTCGCGGTTCCGTGTTGGTTCTGTCTTTTTGGCGGGAGATTTTGCGCATGTCTTTGCTCCTTTTGGGGCTCGAGGCCTCAACAGCGGAGTTCACGATGTTGAGAATCTTGCATGGAAGCTTGCGATGGTAGTGCGTGGGTTCGCTGATCGGCGGCTGCTCGACTCCTACGAGCTTGAACGCCGCGCGGCCGCTCTGGAGAACCTGGAGGTGACATCAGCGACGATGCGATTTCTGGTTCCCCAGACCGATGCGGATCGACAGCGAAGGGTGCATCTGCTCCAAGCTGCAGCCGCAGGGGCGGCTGATGCGATCGCCAACGTCGATTCGGGTCGGCTCTATGAACCCTTCTGGTATGTGGATTCGCCGTTGACGACGCCATCGCCAGATCGTCAGTTTCGTGGTCGTCCCCAGCGGGGATTGCCGGTCGATCCAGTTCCGGGTACCGTACTTCCCGATCAAGAAATTCAGGTTCCCTTTGGATCATCCCATCGTGGGGAGCCACACCAGCGCTTACGTCAACTGGTCCACCATGGCTTCACCGTCCTCAGTGAGGATCTAAGCGAGGTGAAGATCCCCAAGGAGGTGCCGATCGCCGTTGCCGATCTCAGTGCTATCGATCCAAGCCGTACCCTTCGGCGCGCGCTGGATCTTGGCGAAAAGCCGGTGCATATCGTGATTCGCCCAGATGGACATATCGCCGCCATGGTCGAGAAGGCCGATCAGGTTCCTCTGGCGCTTGAGCGATCCCTTGGCAAGATAGGGCAGTGA
- a CDS encoding MBL fold metallo-hydrolase translates to MTSKPFASSADLSPKQERFETIVPGVFAMSAQGDPNVGAIEGEDFLVCIEARATPVAARRWLERLREVTTKPVRYLVLSHYHAVRVLGASAFAATAIVAHQNTAELIAERGRRDWESEFARMPRLFEEPDSIPSLTHPTMTFADRLTIELGPRYGHIELFYLGRGHTRGDIVVWHPESKTLFAGDLVEAEAALYTGDAYHQEWASTTLDNVAALGAEHLVGGRGKVVHGQAEVQAAIEQSRMFLVTLLSQTKQVVDRGGSLKEAFEACYQALNPVYGQWPIFEHTIPFDVARVFDELRGVEHPVIWTAIRDREVWDQLQS, encoded by the coding sequence ATGACCAGTAAACCATTTGCATCGTCAGCGGATCTCAGTCCGAAACAGGAGAGATTTGAGACGATCGTTCCCGGGGTCTTTGCAATGAGTGCGCAAGGGGACCCCAACGTTGGAGCTATCGAGGGTGAGGATTTCCTCGTCTGCATTGAGGCGCGCGCGACGCCAGTTGCAGCCCGCCGCTGGCTCGAGCGACTGCGCGAGGTGACGACCAAACCTGTGCGGTATTTGGTGCTATCGCACTATCATGCGGTGCGCGTCCTTGGGGCTTCCGCCTTTGCGGCAACCGCCATCGTCGCTCACCAGAATACGGCCGAGCTCATTGCGGAGCGTGGACGCCGGGATTGGGAGAGCGAGTTCGCAAGGATGCCGCGCCTTTTTGAAGAACCGGACTCTATTCCGAGTCTCACCCACCCGACGATGACCTTTGCGGATCGTTTAACGATTGAGCTTGGCCCACGTTATGGGCACATCGAGCTGTTCTACCTTGGACGGGGACACACGCGCGGCGACATCGTCGTCTGGCATCCAGAGAGCAAGACACTCTTCGCTGGGGATCTGGTGGAGGCAGAGGCCGCGCTCTATACCGGCGATGCCTATCACCAGGAGTGGGCAAGTACCACACTTGACAATGTCGCTGCCCTTGGCGCAGAGCACCTGGTCGGTGGCAGGGGTAAGGTCGTTCACGGTCAAGCTGAGGTTCAAGCCGCCATCGAGCAATCGCGGATGTTCCTGGTGACGCTGCTGAGTCAGACAAAGCAAGTGGTTGACCGTGGGGGGAGTCTGAAGGAGGCCTTCGAGGCGTGTTACCAAGCACTCAACCCCGTCTATGGGCAATGGCCGATCTTTGAACACACGATACCCTTTGATGTGGCCCGTGTCTTTGACGAGTTGCGAGGGGTTGAGCACCCGGTGATCTGGACGGCGATAAGGGATCGTGAGGTATGGGACCAACTACAGAGCTGA